Proteins found in one Phocoena sinus isolate mPhoSin1 chromosome 19, mPhoSin1.pri, whole genome shotgun sequence genomic segment:
- the CABP5 gene encoding calcium-binding protein 5, producing the protein MQFPTGPACIFLRKGIAEKQRERPLGPDEIEELREAFLEFDKDRDGFISCKDLGNLMRTMGYMPTEMELIELGQQIRMNLGGRVDFDDFVELMAPKLLAETAGMIGVQEMRDAFKEFDANGDGEITLGELQQAMQRLLGDKLTPQEISEVVQEADINGDGTVDFEEFVKMLSR; encoded by the exons atgCAGTTTCCCACGGGCCCCGCCTGCATCTTCTTAAGAAAAGGCATCGCTGAGAAACAGCGG GAAAGACCACTGGGACCAGATGAGATTGAAG AGCTCCGGGAAGCATTTCTTGAGTTTGACAAGGACCGAGATGGGTTCATCTCTTGTAAGGATTTGGGGAATCTCATGAGGACAATGGGTTACATGCCCACGGAGATGGAACTGATTGAACTGGGCCAGCAAATCCGCATGAACT TGGGTGGCCGTGTAGATTTTGACGATTTTGTGGAGCTGATGGCCCCCAAATTGCTTGCAGAAACAGCTGGGATGATTGGTGTCCAGGAGATGCGAGATGCTTTCAAGGAA TTTGATGCCAACGGAGACGGGGAGATCACCCTGGGGGAGCTGCAGCAGGCCATGCAGAGGCTCCTGGGGGACAAGCTCACTCCCCAGGAGATCTCCGAGGTTGTCCAGGAAGCCGACATTAACGGAGATGGCACCGTCGACTttgaag AGTTTGTGAAGATGTTGTCTCGTTGA